Below is a window of Chrysiogenia bacterium DNA.
GGAGGCGAGATCGCCGCGCTCACCTTTGCCGAGCTCTCGAAAAAGGTGCAGGTCCGGCAGCTCAAGAAGGACGGCGCGCGCTTCAAAAAGGGCGAGCGCCTCATTGAGATCAAAGGCCCTGCCCGACCGATCCTCACCGGCGAGCGCACGGCGCTCAACTTCATCCGCCACCTCTCGGGCATTGCGACGCTCACGGGCAAGTTCGCCGACCAGTGCAAGGGCACAAAGGCAAAGATCTACGACACGCGCAAGACGACACCGGGCCTTCGCGCGCTCGAGAAATATGCCGTCACCTGCGGCGGCGGCGTGAACCACCGCTTCGGGCTCTTCGATGCGGTGCTGATCAAGGACAACCACGTCGAGGTCGCCGGTTCGGTCGAACTCGCAGTTCGGCGCGCGCGCAAGAAGAGCCCCAAAGGAACGCCCATCCAGGTCGAGTGCGACACCCTCGCCGAAGTGCGCGCCGCCATCGAAGCGCAGCCCGACATGCTTCTTTGCGACAACATGCCCCCGGCAAAGCTCAAGCAGGCCGTCGCCATCGTGGGCGGGCGCTGCGCGGTCGAAGCCTCGGGCGGCGTGAACCTGCGCACCGTCGCCGGCATCGCCAAAAGCGGCGTCGACCGCATCAGCGTCGGCGCCATCACCCACAGCGCCCCGCAGGTGGACCTGGCCCTCGACTTCGTGGGCAAGGGTTCGAAGAGCCCCGGCAAGCGCGCGCCTTCGAAGCGGCCCGCCCCCAAGCGCCAAACCACCAAGAAACGGGCGAAGGCTGCGTAAAGACTTGTAAGCCCCGCGCCCTCCGCCGCAGCCCTAAGCGCCCGGTATCATTTGGGAACCCGGCAATGCGCCCACGCGCCCGGAGTGCTCTCTTCTGACGAGCGCTTTGGGCGCTATGTCCTTGAAATCATTGGGCTTGGTAATCACGCTGGTACTCGCATGAGTGCCAAACGACGAACAGATGAGCGCCCCTGGCCCGGGGAGTTCGATGACTATCGCGAGTATCTGCGCGCGCTCATCGCGCACCTCAAGGCGGGGAAGCGCCCGTTTTCCTCGCGTCTGTTTGCCAAGCGCGCGGGTTATTCATCCTCGGGATTCCTGCACGACATTCTCGAGGGCCGGCGCAATCTCTCACCGAGTTCGATCACGCGCTTTGCCCAGGGTTTTCGTTTGAGCCCCAAGGAGACCGACGCCTTCGAGGCGCTGGTGCTCTTCAGCCAGGCCAAGAACGACGAAGAGCGCAACCGCTACTTCCAGCGGCTCCAGCAGATCAAGCCCGGGCGTCCGCCGAGC
It encodes the following:
- the nadC gene encoding carboxylating nicotinate-nucleotide diphosphorylase, whose product is MSKQKHTRKLVRAALEEDLAGIGDLTTNALIPKDARVRAYVVAREDGILAGGEIAALTFAELSKKVQVRQLKKDGARFKKGERLIEIKGPARPILTGERTALNFIRHLSGIATLTGKFADQCKGTKAKIYDTRKTTPGLRALEKYAVTCGGGVNHRFGLFDAVLIKDNHVEVAGSVELAVRRARKKSPKGTPIQVECDTLAEVRAAIEAQPDMLLCDNMPPAKLKQAVAIVGGRCAVEASGGVNLRTVAGIAKSGVDRISVGAITHSAPQVDLALDFVGKGSKSPGKRAPSKRPAPKRQTTKKRAKAA